One Actinosynnema pretiosum DNA segment encodes these proteins:
- a CDS encoding phosphatidate cytidylyltransferase: protein MSGSGEQGPAPKASRAGRDLRSAIGVALVLLAVIGVSLFTDRHLFIGVVAVAVAVSTFELAGALKRGAGITVALVPVLAGGQAVLWLAWPYGRDGVLTAFVVTALVTMLWRLKDGADGYLRDVTASVFTVVYVAVFASFAVMLVLPEDGALRVLAFLLGVVLSDTGGYIAGVFLGKHPMAPRISPKKSWEGFAGSLVAGMAGGVLTVGALLGGQWWHGVLFGAAIVVTATTGDLIESLIKRDLGIKDMGDLLPGHGGLMDRMDSLLPSAVAGWMMLQLFVP from the coding sequence GTGTCAGGCAGCGGTGAGCAGGGTCCGGCGCCCAAGGCGTCGCGCGCGGGGCGCGACCTGCGCTCCGCCATCGGCGTGGCGCTCGTCCTGCTGGCGGTCATCGGCGTCTCGCTGTTCACCGACCGGCACCTGTTCATCGGCGTGGTCGCCGTCGCCGTCGCCGTCTCGACCTTCGAGCTCGCCGGAGCGCTGAAGCGCGGGGCGGGCATCACCGTCGCCCTCGTCCCGGTGCTCGCGGGCGGGCAGGCGGTGCTGTGGCTGGCGTGGCCCTACGGCCGCGACGGCGTGCTCACCGCCTTCGTCGTCACCGCGCTGGTCACCATGCTGTGGCGGCTCAAGGACGGCGCCGACGGCTACCTGCGCGACGTCACCGCCTCGGTGTTCACCGTGGTGTACGTGGCGGTGTTCGCCTCGTTCGCGGTCATGCTGGTGCTCCCGGAGGACGGCGCCCTCCGGGTGCTCGCCTTCCTGCTCGGCGTGGTGCTGTCGGACACCGGCGGCTACATCGCGGGCGTGTTCCTCGGCAAGCACCCGATGGCGCCGAGGATCAGCCCGAAGAAGTCCTGGGAGGGCTTCGCCGGGTCGCTCGTGGCGGGCATGGCGGGCGGCGTCCTGACCGTGGGCGCGCTGCTCGGCGGGCAGTGGTGGCACGGCGTGCTGTTTGGCGCGGCCATCGTGGTCACGGCCACCACCGGCGACCTGATCGAGTCGCTGATCAAGCGCGACCTCGGGATCAAGGACATGGGCGACCTGCTGCCCGGCCACGGCGGGCTGATGGACCGCATGGACTCGCTGCTGCCCTCGGCGGTGGCGGGCTGGATGATGCTGCAGCTGTTCGTGCCCTGA
- the frr gene encoding ribosome recycling factor, which yields MIDETLLEAEEKMEKAVTVSKEDLATVRTGRATPAMFSRIVAEYYGSMTPINQLASIAVPEPRMAVVKPFDKGAMTAIEKAIRDSDLGVNPSNDGTVIRVVFPQLSEERRREMVKVAKGKGEDAKVSIRNIRRKAKEELDRLVKDGEVGEDDGARGEKELENVTHRYIAQVDEAMKNKEAELLEV from the coding sequence GTGATCGACGAGACCCTCCTCGAGGCCGAGGAGAAGATGGAGAAGGCGGTGACGGTCTCCAAGGAGGACCTCGCCACCGTCCGCACCGGCCGCGCCACCCCGGCGATGTTCTCCCGCATCGTCGCCGAGTACTACGGCTCGATGACGCCCATCAACCAGCTGGCCTCCATCGCCGTCCCCGAGCCGCGCATGGCCGTGGTCAAGCCCTTCGACAAGGGTGCGATGACCGCCATCGAGAAGGCGATCCGGGACTCCGACCTGGGCGTCAACCCCTCGAACGACGGCACCGTCATCCGCGTGGTCTTCCCGCAGCTCTCCGAGGAGCGCCGCCGCGAGATGGTCAAGGTCGCCAAGGGCAAGGGCGAGGACGCCAAGGTGTCCATCCGCAACATCCGCCGCAAGGCCAAGGAGGAGCTCGACCGCCTGGTCAAGGACGGCGAGGTCGGCGAGGACGACGGCGCGCGCGGCGAGAAGGAGCTGGAGAACGTCACGCACCGCTACATCGCCCAGGTCGACGAGGCGATGAAGAACAAGGAAGCCGAACTCCTCGAGGTGTAG
- the pyrH gene encoding UMP kinase → MLKLGGEMFGGGGVGVDPDVVQTVARQIAAVVRTGVQVAVVIGGGNFFRGAELQQRGMDRSRADYMGMLGTVMNCLALQDFLEREHGIDTRVQTAITMGQVAESYIPRRAMRHLDKGRVVIFGGGAGMPYFSTDTTAAQRALEIGCEVVLMAKAVDGIYTADPRTTPDARMFDSITHREVLERGLNVADATAFSLCMDNNLPIMVFNLLTEGNIARAVRGEKIGTLVSTPGARQSA, encoded by the coding sequence ATGCTCAAGCTCGGCGGCGAGATGTTCGGCGGCGGCGGGGTCGGCGTCGACCCGGACGTCGTGCAGACCGTCGCCCGCCAGATCGCCGCCGTGGTCCGGACCGGGGTCCAGGTCGCGGTCGTCATCGGCGGCGGCAACTTCTTCCGGGGCGCCGAGCTCCAGCAGCGCGGCATGGACCGCAGCCGCGCCGACTACATGGGGATGCTCGGCACGGTCATGAACTGCCTCGCCCTCCAGGACTTCCTGGAGCGCGAGCACGGCATCGACACCCGCGTGCAGACCGCCATCACCATGGGCCAGGTCGCCGAGTCGTACATCCCGCGCCGCGCCATGCGCCACCTCGACAAGGGTCGCGTGGTCATCTTCGGCGGCGGCGCCGGAATGCCCTACTTCTCCACCGACACCACCGCCGCCCAGCGCGCGCTGGAGATCGGGTGCGAGGTCGTCCTGATGGCCAAGGCCGTGGACGGCATCTACACCGCCGACCCGAGGACCACCCCGGACGCGCGCATGTTCGACAGCATCACCCACCGCGAGGTCCTGGAGCGCGGCCTGAACGTCGCCGACGCGACCGCCTTCAGCCTGTGCATGGACAACAACCTCCCGATCATGGTGTTCAACCTCCTCACGGAGGGCAACATCGCCCGCGCCGTGCGCGGTGAGAAGATCGGGACGTTGGTGAGCACCCCCGGTGCCCGCCAGTCCGCCTAG
- the tsf gene encoding translation elongation factor Ts — MANYTAADVKRLRELTAAGMMDCKKALEETDGDFDKAIEILRIKGAKDVAKRAERTTANGLVAAEGGVMVELRCETDFVAKNSDFQELAAKVIAVAKATRPADVEVLKATELDGKTVDAVVQEFSAKIGEKLELAKVAVFDGAVTTYLHRRSADLPPAVGVVVEYTGDNEEAARGVCMQIAAMSPRYLTRDEVPAEIVANERDIAEKTSREEGKPEAALPKIVEGRVNGFFKDVVLLEQASVTESKKTVKAVLDEAGVTVTRFARFEVGQA; from the coding sequence ATGGCGAACTACACCGCCGCTGACGTGAAGCGCCTCCGCGAGCTGACCGCCGCAGGCATGATGGACTGCAAGAAGGCACTCGAAGAGACCGACGGCGACTTCGACAAGGCCATCGAGATCCTGCGCATCAAGGGCGCCAAGGACGTGGCCAAGCGCGCCGAGCGCACCACGGCCAACGGCCTGGTCGCGGCCGAGGGCGGCGTGATGGTCGAGCTGCGCTGCGAGACCGACTTCGTCGCGAAGAACTCCGACTTCCAGGAGCTCGCCGCCAAGGTCATCGCGGTCGCCAAGGCGACCCGCCCGGCCGACGTCGAGGTGCTCAAGGCCACCGAGCTCGACGGCAAGACCGTCGACGCCGTGGTCCAGGAGTTCTCCGCCAAGATCGGCGAGAAGCTGGAGCTGGCCAAGGTCGCCGTCTTCGACGGCGCCGTGACCACCTACCTGCACCGCCGCTCCGCCGACCTGCCGCCCGCCGTGGGCGTCGTGGTCGAGTACACGGGCGACAACGAGGAGGCCGCCCGCGGCGTCTGCATGCAGATCGCCGCGATGAGCCCCCGCTACCTGACCCGCGACGAGGTCCCGGCCGAGATCGTGGCGAACGAGCGCGACATCGCCGAGAAGACCTCCCGCGAGGAGGGCAAGCCCGAGGCGGCGCTGCCCAAGATCGTCGAGGGTCGCGTCAACGGCTTCTTCAAGGACGTCGTGCTCCTGGAGCAGGCTTCCGTGACGGAGTCCAAGAAGACCGTCAAGGCCGTGCTGGACGAGGCCGGGGTCACCGTGACCCGCTTCGCCCGGTTCGAGGTCGGCCAGGCCTGA
- the rpsB gene encoding 30S ribosomal protein S2 has translation MAVVTMKQLLDSGVHFGHQTRRWNPKMKRYIFTERNGIYIIDLMQTLTYIDRAFEFVRETVAHGGSILFIGTKKQAQEAIANEALRVGMPFVNQRWLGGMLTNFSTVHKRLQRLKELESMEQTGGFQGFTKKEILMMNREKDKLERTLGGIRDMSKVPSAVWIVDTKKEHIAVGEARKLNIPIVAILDTNCDPDEVDYPIPGNDDAIRSAALLTKVVAEAAAAGLMSRSGVRTGNAGGAEKPEPGTDEPLAEWEQELLVNAEAPAAAETPAADAPAEAPAAAEAPAEGTEAVQS, from the coding sequence ATGGCCGTCGTCACCATGAAGCAGCTGCTCGACAGCGGCGTTCACTTCGGGCACCAGACCCGGCGCTGGAACCCGAAGATGAAGCGCTACATCTTCACCGAGCGCAACGGCATCTACATCATCGACCTGATGCAGACGCTGACCTACATCGACCGGGCGTTCGAGTTCGTCCGCGAGACGGTCGCGCACGGCGGGTCGATCCTGTTCATCGGCACCAAGAAGCAGGCGCAGGAGGCCATCGCCAACGAGGCGCTCCGCGTCGGCATGCCCTTCGTGAACCAGCGCTGGCTGGGCGGCATGCTCACCAACTTCTCCACGGTGCACAAGCGCCTCCAGCGGCTCAAGGAGCTGGAGTCGATGGAGCAGACCGGCGGTTTCCAGGGTTTCACCAAGAAGGAAATCCTGATGATGAACCGCGAGAAGGACAAGCTGGAGCGCACGCTCGGCGGTATCCGCGACATGTCCAAGGTGCCCAGCGCCGTCTGGATCGTGGACACCAAGAAGGAGCACATCGCGGTCGGTGAGGCTCGCAAGCTGAACATCCCGATCGTCGCGATCCTCGACACCAACTGCGACCCGGACGAGGTCGACTACCCGATTCCGGGCAACGACGACGCGATCCGCTCGGCCGCGCTGCTGACCAAGGTCGTGGCCGAGGCCGCCGCCGCCGGTCTCATGTCGCGCTCCGGCGTCCGCACCGGCAACGCCGGTGGCGCGGAGAAGCCCGAGCCGGGCACCGACGAGCCGCTGGCCGAGTGGGAGCAGGAGCTGCTGGTCAACGCGGAGGCCCCGGCCGCCGCCGAGACCCCCGCCGCCGACGCCCCCGCCGAGGCCCCCGCCGCCGCCGAGGCGCCCGCCGAGGGCACCGAGGCCGTCCAGTCCTGA